From the Spiribacter sp. 2438 genome, one window contains:
- a CDS encoding type IV pilin protein, whose protein sequence is MRATARSSCSDETGFTLVELMVVLAIVAILVMVAMPAYRGPLADAERVGAGACLVSLATEMQLYRLRQGGFEGFRPDEADLDCRRQLAGQYRFEVGVVGKADWGRASTDSPHWQLRAVRRSDTGSTGSGRCRILVYRFDGGRAASGGNSDSPDGSDLATRCWG, encoded by the coding sequence ATGCGTGCGACGGCCAGATCATCGTGTTCGGACGAAACGGGTTTTACGCTGGTGGAATTGATGGTGGTGCTGGCCATCGTCGCCATTCTGGTAATGGTTGCGATGCCCGCCTATCGTGGGCCACTGGCGGATGCCGAGCGGGTCGGAGCAGGCGCCTGTCTGGTGTCCCTGGCCACGGAAATGCAGCTATACCGGCTCCGGCAGGGGGGCTTTGAGGGATTCAGGCCGGATGAGGCCGATCTGGACTGTCGCCGGCAGCTGGCCGGGCAGTATCGCTTCGAGGTTGGCGTGGTGGGTAAGGCCGACTGGGGTCGGGCTTCCACCGACTCTCCTCACTGGCAGCTCCGAGCCGTCCGCCGGTCTGACACGGGCTCCACTGGATCAGGCCGATGTCGGATTCTCGTGTATCGATTTGACGGTGGACGTGCTGCCTCCGGCGGGAATTCTGACTCCCCGGACGGCTCCGATTTGGCCACCCGCTGCTGGGGTTGA
- a CDS encoding monovalent cation/H+ antiporter subunit D family protein, whose protein sequence is MTLPATDLMPFIVLVPLIAGPICALLPGRQWPWLIATLSTAAALVLSAITLAAVFDGSTLRYPFGNWMPPIGIEYRVDAASAFVALLITGVSTVLLPWAKVLVDDEVPERQSAFYALFLIAMAGLLGITLSGDIFNVFVFLEISSLATYALIAHGRDRRALLAAFRYLIMGTVGATFLLIGIAFIYILTGSLNMADLGDRLVNHQDSRALQVALGFIVVGFSIKLALFPLHHWLPNAYTYAPSLISAFLAATATKVALYVMLRFVFDVFGADYSFLALPLSAGFMALAIGGMLMGSWLAILQSNLKRMLAYSSVAQVGYMVLGVSLVTLTGLTASFLHLFNHGLMKATLFASVGLIIWRCGSVQIQDLRGIGRQMPWTLTAFALGGVSLVGIPPTAGFISKFYLISAAVEAGQVWLVVLILITSLMAIVYIARIVEVAWLQPRPEDAPTVKEAPWSLLVPVWIMVAANFWFGIDTRLTVGASTVAAEALSGGLLP, encoded by the coding sequence ATGACGCTACCCGCCACGGACCTGATGCCCTTCATCGTCCTGGTGCCGCTGATCGCCGGGCCGATATGTGCTTTGCTGCCGGGGCGCCAGTGGCCCTGGCTGATCGCCACCCTCAGCACCGCCGCCGCGCTGGTGCTATCCGCCATCACGCTGGCGGCAGTCTTCGATGGCAGCACGCTGCGCTATCCCTTTGGCAACTGGATGCCGCCCATTGGCATCGAATATCGAGTGGATGCCGCCAGCGCCTTCGTGGCCCTGCTGATCACCGGCGTCTCGACGGTGCTTCTGCCGTGGGCCAAGGTGCTGGTGGATGACGAGGTGCCGGAGCGTCAGAGCGCTTTTTATGCCCTGTTCCTGATCGCCATGGCCGGTCTGCTGGGGATCACCCTAAGCGGCGATATCTTCAACGTCTTCGTGTTCCTGGAAATTTCTTCCCTCGCCACTTACGCCCTGATCGCCCACGGCCGGGATCGACGCGCACTGCTGGCCGCGTTCCGCTACCTCATCATGGGGACGGTGGGCGCGACCTTCCTGTTGATTGGCATTGCCTTCATCTACATTCTGACCGGCTCACTGAACATGGCGGATCTCGGTGATCGCCTGGTGAACCATCAGGACTCCCGGGCCCTGCAGGTGGCCCTCGGCTTTATCGTGGTGGGATTTTCCATCAAGCTGGCGCTGTTTCCCCTGCACCACTGGCTGCCCAATGCCTACACCTACGCGCCGTCCCTGATCAGCGCGTTCCTGGCGGCCACCGCCACCAAGGTGGCGCTCTACGTGATGCTTCGGTTCGTCTTCGATGTCTTCGGCGCCGACTACAGCTTCCTGGCCCTGCCCCTGAGTGCCGGCTTCATGGCCCTCGCCATCGGCGGCATGCTGATGGGCTCCTGGCTGGCCATCCTGCAGAGCAACCTGAAGCGCATGCTGGCGTACTCGTCGGTGGCCCAGGTGGGATACATGGTGCTCGGCGTCAGCCTGGTGACCCTGACCGGATTGACGGCGTCGTTTCTGCATCTGTTCAACCACGGGCTGATGAAAGCCACCCTGTTCGCCAGCGTCGGACTGATCATCTGGCGGTGCGGCAGCGTCCAGATTCAGGACCTGCGGGGTATCGGGCGGCAGATGCCCTGGACGTTGACGGCGTTCGCCCTGGGCGGCGTCAGCCTGGTTGGCATTCCGCCCACCGCCGGCTTCATCAGCAAGTTCTACCTCATCAGTGCGGCGGTGGAAGCCGGTCAGGTCTGGCTGGTGGTGCTGATCCTGATCACCTCGCTCATGGCAATCGTCTACATCGCCCGCATTGTGGAAGTGGCATGGCTCCAGCCCCGGCCTGAGGACGCGCCGACGGTGAAAGAAGCGCCCTGGTCGTTACTGGTGCCGGTGTGGATCATGGTGGCCGCGAATTTCTGGTTCGGCATTGATACCCGACTGACCGTCGGCGCCTCGACAGTGGCTGCCGAAGCGCTGAGTGGGGGGCTCCTGCCGTGA
- a CDS encoding proton-conducting transporter membrane subunit, whose amino-acid sequence MTPFAAVLIPFIGAVLISLAARRPLLRDAICFLVPIPLFLTVVTLAFRHLSDGEVITQRLIELVPGLEITLAIQPLGLGFALLASTLYIVATPYALGYMKAGGYQNLARFMACYAIALGAAMGIAFSENLLTLYLFYEILSVSTYPLVAHTGTDKAKSGARTYIALLLVTSVGFMLPAMIWIWHATGTLSFTSGGILAGQVSPLAGAVLLVVLLYGIGKAALMPFHRWLPSAMVAPTPVSALLHAVAVVKAGVFSVLTVVLYIFGLDYLRELVTQPAMLYIAVFTMLAASLVAMHQDNLKARLAYSTVSQLAYIVTGALLATQLAAIGGGLHMFMHGFGKITLFFCAGAIYVASGINTVSGMDGLGRRMPLTMLAFFIGALCVIGLPPTGGFWSKWYLVSGAWEAGYNLVVGAFILSTLLNVAYLMPPVMRAFLRPPPDDDPVRYQYAEAPALCLVPLLITAVGTLALFIVAGPAFEMLARGVP is encoded by the coding sequence GTGACCCCGTTTGCCGCCGTTCTCATTCCGTTCATTGGCGCCGTCCTGATTTCGCTGGCCGCTCGTCGCCCCCTGCTTCGGGATGCCATCTGCTTTCTGGTCCCGATCCCGCTGTTTCTGACGGTGGTCACTCTGGCCTTCCGGCATTTGTCAGATGGCGAGGTCATCACCCAGCGCCTCATTGAACTGGTCCCGGGTCTGGAAATCACACTGGCCATCCAGCCGCTGGGCCTGGGTTTTGCCCTGCTGGCCTCGACGCTCTATATCGTCGCCACGCCTTATGCGCTGGGTTACATGAAAGCCGGCGGATACCAGAATCTCGCGCGCTTCATGGCCTGTTATGCCATCGCGCTGGGCGCGGCCATGGGGATCGCGTTTTCCGAGAACCTGCTGACCCTCTATCTTTTCTACGAAATTCTTTCGGTTTCCACCTATCCGCTGGTCGCTCACACCGGCACCGACAAGGCCAAGAGCGGGGCCCGGACTTATATCGCGCTGCTGCTGGTCACCAGCGTGGGCTTCATGCTGCCGGCGATGATCTGGATATGGCACGCCACCGGCACCTTGAGCTTTACCAGCGGAGGCATCCTGGCGGGCCAGGTCTCTCCACTGGCTGGCGCGGTCCTGCTGGTTGTCCTGCTCTACGGCATCGGCAAGGCAGCGCTCATGCCCTTCCATCGCTGGCTGCCATCGGCCATGGTCGCGCCAACGCCGGTGTCGGCCCTGCTGCATGCCGTGGCGGTGGTGAAAGCTGGCGTGTTCAGCGTACTGACCGTGGTGCTGTACATCTTCGGGCTGGACTATCTGCGGGAACTGGTAACCCAACCGGCGATGCTCTACATCGCGGTATTCACCATGCTGGCCGCCTCGCTTGTGGCCATGCATCAGGACAACCTCAAGGCCCGGCTGGCGTATTCCACGGTCAGTCAGCTGGCCTATATCGTCACCGGGGCGCTGCTGGCGACCCAGCTGGCTGCCATCGGCGGCGGCCTGCACATGTTCATGCACGGCTTTGGCAAAATCACGCTGTTTTTCTGCGCCGGGGCCATTTACGTGGCCAGCGGCATCAACACCGTCAGCGGCATGGACGGCCTGGGACGCCGCATGCCGCTCACCATGCTGGCGTTTTTCATCGGCGCCCTGTGCGTCATCGGCCTGCCGCCCACCGGCGGCTTCTGGAGCAAATGGTACCTGGTCAGCGGTGCCTGGGAGGCTGGCTATAACCTGGTGGTGGGCGCATTCATTCTCAGCACCCTGCTCAATGTGGCCTATCTGATGCCGCCGGTGATGCGCGCATTCCTGCGGCCACCCCCCGATGACGACCCGGTTCGATATCAGTACGCCGAGGCACCGGCGCTGTGTCTGGTGCCGTTGTTGATCACGGCGGTGGGCACCCTCGCCCTCTTCATCGTGGCAGGACCCGCCTTCGAGATGCTGGCGAGGGGTGTGCCTTGA
- a CDS encoding GspH/FimT family pseudopilin, which translates to MEQNGYTLIGLMAAIGLAALVTGLGMPSFLTAWDRHALTLTADRLMADIAYARHEAMLRGERVVLEPRQEEWRSGWRVRLAMDPPGEGPNLRTQPPLPDRQALETNAGIGSRLTYRPDGRSEGPGGGLQMGRFFLCLHQAGTAGRSIVISSTGRARLSRDPADLTGSRCAPNP; encoded by the coding sequence ATGGAGCAGAACGGCTACACCCTGATTGGCCTGATGGCCGCCATTGGCCTGGCTGCACTGGTGACCGGCCTGGGGATGCCGTCATTCCTGACGGCCTGGGACCGGCATGCCCTCACCCTGACCGCCGATCGACTGATGGCGGACATTGCCTATGCGCGACATGAGGCCATGCTTCGAGGCGAGCGGGTGGTCCTTGAGCCCCGGCAGGAGGAATGGCGGAGCGGTTGGCGAGTCCGCCTGGCGATGGACCCGCCCGGTGAGGGTCCCAATCTTCGCACCCAGCCACCGTTGCCCGACCGACAGGCGCTGGAAACCAATGCGGGCATTGGCTCGCGGCTGACTTATCGACCGGATGGGCGTAGCGAGGGACCCGGTGGGGGCCTGCAGATGGGACGGTTTTTCCTCTGTCTCCATCAGGCTGGCACCGCCGGGCGGAGTATCGTGATCAGCTCCACCGGCCGTGCCCGGCTGAGTCGCGACCCGGCGGACCTGACCGGAAGCCGGTGCGCGCCTAATCCGTAA
- a CDS encoding Na(+)/H(+) antiporter subunit D: MSEWLHPALWLGLGALPLALLRGRLRQLWQLALPLLVLLMVANLETGTQVTVPLGPLELMPLRVDSLSLAFAWIFALILFLGNVFALRVDDPAQHVAAMLYGAAGIGTVLAGDLITLYVFWEIMMIASVWLIWRSRRQAAYHAGMRYLIVHALGGMFLLVGIIAYWQASGSITFDAVSTGHIAFWLILAGVLVNAAAPPLHAWLPDAYPEATVTGIVFLSAFTTKAAVYVLARGFPGEEMLVWLGVFMILYGVTYAFLVNDIRRLLAYHVMSQVGYMVAAVGLGSALAIAGAAAHAATNIINKSVLLMGAGAVLKMTGTSKLTELGGLYRSMPITFLLYMVGGLSISAFPLLSGFVSKTMILEAAAVEGRGAIFLLMTLAGVGTFMSTTLKLPYYTFLGPDSGLRPAEAPLNMRMAMGLTALVSLLIGVMPLTFQALMPFAVEYNPYTITHLLKETQLLLFTGLAFFLLVGLLGGKNKLSLDVDWFYRVAGQRLMIGIRDQVRALDQQARQRFMQRIQRLGTYTIELRQSRYALRSWSTGSMMLWTAVVLALLLVFGLGRA, translated from the coding sequence ATGAGTGAGTGGCTGCATCCGGCATTATGGCTCGGCCTGGGGGCGCTGCCACTGGCGCTGCTCCGGGGCCGCCTCCGCCAGCTCTGGCAATTGGCCCTGCCCCTGCTGGTGTTGCTCATGGTGGCCAACCTCGAGACCGGGACCCAGGTGACGGTACCGCTGGGCCCCCTGGAATTGATGCCGCTCCGCGTGGACAGCCTGAGCCTGGCATTCGCCTGGATATTTGCCTTGATTCTTTTCCTCGGCAACGTCTTCGCATTGCGGGTGGACGACCCGGCCCAGCATGTGGCCGCCATGCTCTACGGCGCGGCGGGCATTGGCACCGTTCTCGCCGGCGATCTGATTACCCTGTATGTCTTCTGGGAGATCATGATGATCGCCTCGGTATGGCTCATCTGGCGGAGTCGGCGCCAGGCGGCCTACCACGCCGGCATGCGATACCTGATCGTTCACGCCCTGGGCGGCATGTTCCTGCTGGTCGGCATAATCGCCTACTGGCAGGCCAGCGGCAGCATCACCTTCGACGCCGTCAGTACCGGCCACATCGCTTTCTGGCTGATCCTGGCGGGGGTGCTCGTCAATGCGGCGGCGCCGCCACTTCATGCCTGGCTACCGGACGCCTACCCCGAAGCCACGGTCACCGGCATTGTGTTCCTCAGCGCGTTTACCACCAAGGCGGCGGTTTACGTTCTCGCCCGGGGCTTCCCTGGCGAGGAAATGCTAGTCTGGCTGGGCGTATTCATGATCCTCTACGGGGTCACCTACGCGTTTCTGGTCAATGACATTCGGCGGTTGCTGGCCTATCACGTCATGAGCCAGGTGGGCTACATGGTGGCAGCGGTTGGCCTCGGCAGTGCCTTGGCCATTGCCGGCGCCGCCGCCCATGCGGCCACCAACATCATCAACAAGTCAGTGCTGCTGATGGGCGCGGGCGCGGTTCTGAAGATGACCGGCACCAGCAAGCTCACCGAGCTCGGTGGTCTGTACCGCAGCATGCCCATCACCTTCCTGCTCTACATGGTGGGCGGGCTGTCCATCTCCGCATTCCCACTGCTGAGCGGGTTCGTCAGCAAGACCATGATTTTGGAGGCGGCCGCGGTTGAGGGACGCGGCGCCATCTTCCTGCTGATGACCCTGGCCGGCGTGGGCACATTCATGAGCACCACCCTCAAACTCCCCTACTACACCTTCCTGGGCCCGGACTCGGGACTGCGCCCCGCCGAGGCGCCGCTGAACATGCGGATGGCCATGGGCCTGACCGCGCTGGTGTCACTGCTGATTGGCGTCATGCCACTCACCTTCCAGGCCCTCATGCCGTTTGCGGTGGAGTACAACCCCTACACCATCACCCACCTGCTCAAGGAAACGCAGCTGCTGCTCTTCACCGGGCTGGCGTTCTTCCTGCTGGTGGGGCTGCTGGGCGGCAAGAACAAACTGAGCCTGGATGTGGACTGGTTCTATCGGGTCGCCGGTCAGCGTCTCATGATCGGGATCCGGGATCAGGTGCGTGCCTTGGATCAGCAGGCGCGCCAGCGCTTCATGCAGCGGATCCAGCGGCTGGGCACGTACACCATCGAGCTTCGCCAGAGCCGCTATGCGCTTCGCAGCTGGTCCACCGGCTCGATGATGCTCTGGACCGCCGTGGTCCTGGCGCTGCTGCTGGTTTTCGGCTTGGGACGAGCTTAG
- the ileS gene encoding isoleucine--tRNA ligase codes for MSDYKDTLNLPRTAFPMRAGLAKSEPKRLAKWREQGVYQRLRESRAGRQRWVLHDGPPYANGDIHIGHAVNKILKDMIVKSRSLDGYDAVYVPGWDCHGLPIEHKVEQDIGKAGEAVTPRAFRDACRAFASEQVAGQSEDFQRLGVLGDWDSPYLTMAPGTEANILRALGTIVRKGHLKRGFKPVHWCTDCGSALAEAEVEYEEHTSPAVDVRFRAVDAAGFARRCGSAVEADDLPVSVVIWTTTPWTLPANQAVVLHPDFDYVLVSVEHEQELLLIADDLHETALQRCGIEHYGIVGRCRGRDLEGLSLQHPWLPRQVPVILGDHVTTEAGTGCVHTAPDHGVDDFVVGQRYQLPLDNPLDGAGRFVEGDFQGQFAFDANRDIVQRLDEVGALLHHEPYRHSYPHCWRHKTPILFRATPQWFLNLEAGDVREKTLAALDDVDWVPSWGEERMAAMVRNRPEWCISRQRNWGVPIALFVDRNTGEPHPETDRLIEAVAQRMEKDGIDAWFELDAEDLLGEEADQYEKVNDILDVWFDSGTTHETVLRGRDDLDWPADLYLEGSDQYRGWFQSSLLTSMMINGTPPYQAVLTHGFTVDEQGRKMSKSRGNVIAPQSVMNQLGADILRLWVASSDYTGEIAVSDDILKRAADAYRRMRNTARFLLANMAGFDPAVNALPASELLPLDRWAIDRAHRLQQAVIDDCDRFDFHQLHQRVHHFCVLDMGGFYLDVIKDRQYTTQADSTARRSAQTAMWHIAEALVRWLMPTLSFTADEIWEHLPGERAASVFEAEWYDGLFPLDEGPMDHAFWESILQLREIVAKRIEALRNEQVLGATLEAEVDLFCPEPLATRWGLLGEELRFLLITSAARVHPLEAAGSETLTGQLDDGTPFRFSVEASPHPKCERCWHRQADVGADPEYPGLCGRCLSNVSGSGEHRRFA; via the coding sequence GTGAGCGATTACAAGGACACCCTCAATCTGCCCCGAACCGCTTTTCCGATGCGCGCCGGCCTGGCGAAAAGCGAGCCCAAGCGGTTGGCGAAATGGCGCGAACAAGGGGTCTATCAGCGACTGCGCGAGTCCCGGGCCGGACGTCAGCGCTGGGTGCTGCATGATGGCCCCCCGTACGCCAATGGCGATATTCATATCGGCCATGCGGTCAACAAGATCCTCAAGGACATGATCGTCAAAAGCCGCAGCCTGGATGGCTATGACGCGGTGTATGTGCCGGGTTGGGACTGTCACGGGCTTCCCATCGAGCACAAGGTGGAGCAGGACATTGGCAAGGCTGGTGAGGCGGTCACCCCCCGGGCATTTCGGGATGCCTGTCGCGCCTTCGCCAGCGAGCAGGTCGCCGGACAGAGCGAGGACTTTCAGCGCCTGGGGGTGCTGGGCGACTGGGATTCGCCGTACCTCACCATGGCGCCGGGCACCGAGGCCAATATCCTCCGGGCGCTGGGCACCATTGTTCGCAAGGGCCACCTCAAACGCGGCTTCAAGCCCGTCCACTGGTGCACCGACTGCGGCTCGGCGCTGGCCGAGGCCGAAGTCGAATACGAGGAGCACACCTCGCCGGCGGTGGACGTGCGTTTCCGCGCGGTGGATGCGGCGGGATTCGCCCGCCGCTGCGGCTCAGCGGTGGAGGCGGATGATCTGCCGGTCTCGGTGGTGATCTGGACCACCACGCCCTGGACCCTGCCCGCCAACCAGGCGGTGGTTCTGCATCCGGATTTCGACTACGTCCTGGTGTCCGTCGAGCACGAGCAGGAGTTGTTGCTGATCGCGGATGACTTGCATGAAACGGCGCTCCAGCGATGCGGCATCGAACACTACGGCATCGTGGGGCGCTGTCGCGGCCGTGATCTCGAGGGTCTGAGTCTCCAGCACCCCTGGCTGCCGCGACAGGTGCCGGTGATCCTGGGTGACCACGTGACCACCGAGGCTGGCACCGGCTGCGTCCACACCGCGCCGGATCACGGGGTGGACGACTTCGTGGTCGGTCAGCGCTATCAACTGCCCCTGGATAACCCGCTGGACGGCGCCGGTCGATTCGTGGAGGGCGATTTTCAGGGGCAGTTTGCCTTTGATGCCAACCGGGACATCGTCCAGCGTCTCGACGAGGTCGGTGCGCTGCTGCACCACGAGCCCTACCGGCACAGTTATCCCCATTGCTGGCGGCACAAGACACCCATCCTCTTTCGAGCCACACCCCAGTGGTTCCTGAATCTCGAGGCAGGCGATGTGCGGGAAAAGACCCTGGCCGCTCTGGACGATGTCGACTGGGTGCCGTCCTGGGGCGAGGAGCGCATGGCCGCCATGGTGCGCAATCGCCCGGAGTGGTGCATTTCCCGCCAGCGCAACTGGGGGGTGCCCATTGCCCTGTTTGTGGATCGGAACACCGGCGAACCCCATCCAGAGACCGATCGGCTGATCGAGGCCGTGGCCCAGCGCATGGAAAAGGACGGCATCGATGCCTGGTTCGAGCTCGACGCCGAAGACCTGTTGGGCGAGGAGGCCGATCAGTACGAGAAGGTCAATGACATTCTCGATGTCTGGTTCGATTCCGGCACCACCCATGAAACCGTTCTCCGGGGTCGCGATGATCTGGATTGGCCAGCGGACCTCTACCTCGAAGGCAGCGACCAGTATCGGGGCTGGTTCCAGTCCTCACTGCTGACCTCGATGATGATCAATGGCACACCGCCTTATCAGGCGGTTCTCACCCACGGCTTCACGGTGGATGAGCAGGGCCGCAAGATGTCCAAGTCGCGGGGCAACGTCATTGCCCCCCAGTCGGTCATGAATCAGCTGGGCGCCGACATTCTCAGGCTCTGGGTCGCCTCGTCGGACTACACCGGCGAAATTGCCGTATCGGACGATATCCTCAAGCGTGCCGCCGACGCCTATCGTCGAATGCGCAATACCGCCCGCTTTCTGCTGGCCAACATGGCGGGCTTCGACCCCGCCGTGAATGCGCTACCCGCCTCCGAGCTGTTGCCACTGGACCGTTGGGCCATTGACCGCGCCCACCGTCTTCAGCAGGCAGTCATCGACGATTGTGATCGGTTCGATTTTCACCAGCTGCATCAGCGCGTCCACCATTTCTGCGTCCTGGACATGGGCGGTTTCTATCTGGACGTTATCAAGGATCGGCAATACACGACCCAGGCGGACAGCACTGCCCGGCGATCGGCCCAGACGGCCATGTGGCACATCGCCGAGGCGCTGGTGCGCTGGCTGATGCCGACCCTTTCTTTCACCGCCGACGAGATCTGGGAGCATCTACCCGGCGAGCGGGCGGCGAGCGTATTCGAGGCAGAGTGGTATGACGGCCTGTTCCCGCTGGATGAGGGCCCCATGGATCATGCGTTCTGGGAGAGCATCCTCCAGCTGCGGGAGATCGTCGCCAAGCGGATTGAAGCCCTGCGAAACGAGCAGGTGTTGGGAGCCACCCTGGAGGCCGAAGTGGATCTGTTCTGCCCTGAACCGCTGGCCACGCGCTGGGGCCTTCTCGGTGAGGAACTGCGTTTCCTGCTGATTACCTCGGCGGCGCGGGTGCATCCGCTGGAGGCCGCGGGCAGCGAGACGCTGACCGGGCAGCTGGATGACGGAACCCCCTTCCGCTTCTCGGTGGAGGCGAGCCCTCACCCCAAGTGTGAGCGCTGCTGGCACCGGCAGGCCGACGTCGGTGCGGATCCAGAGTATCCCGGGCTGTGTGGTCGCTGCCTCAGCAATGTCTCCGGCAGCGGAGAGCATCGGCGATTTGCCTGA
- the ispH gene encoding 4-hydroxy-3-methylbut-2-enyl diphosphate reductase → MQEIKLANPRGFCAGVDRAISIVEQALEAFGRPIYVRHEVVHNRTVVDELRQKGAIFVEELEGVPAGSTLIFSAHGVSQAVRDEAVARGLHVFDATCPLVTKVHMEVRRHARQGREVVLIGHDGHPEVDGTLGQYVGEQAHEGGIYLVETPEDARDLEVRDESNLAYVSQTTLSMDDTAAVKDALRERFPAIEGPRKDDICYATQNRQDAVRELAAQVDVVLVVGSFNSSNTLRLTELAQRMGVSAYQIDEATEIRAEWVQSAEKIGVTAGASAPESLVRDVIDRLAEWGAKRPDLSGSHTEDVVFSMPRDLMRAIPKRGEIQPVTD, encoded by the coding sequence ATGCAGGAAATAAAATTGGCGAACCCCCGCGGTTTCTGCGCCGGCGTGGATCGGGCCATCAGCATTGTCGAACAGGCTCTGGAGGCGTTTGGTCGGCCCATCTACGTCCGGCACGAGGTGGTCCACAACCGCACGGTGGTGGATGAGTTACGGCAGAAAGGGGCGATATTCGTCGAGGAGCTGGAGGGCGTGCCGGCCGGATCGACCCTGATCTTTTCTGCCCACGGGGTTTCTCAGGCGGTCCGCGATGAAGCGGTAGCGCGGGGCCTTCACGTGTTCGACGCCACCTGTCCGCTGGTGACCAAAGTCCACATGGAGGTTCGACGCCATGCGCGGCAGGGCCGCGAGGTGGTGCTGATCGGTCACGACGGGCACCCCGAAGTGGATGGCACGCTCGGTCAGTATGTGGGGGAACAGGCCCACGAGGGCGGCATTTATCTGGTCGAGACGCCGGAAGATGCCAGGGATCTGGAAGTCCGGGATGAAAGCAATCTCGCTTACGTCAGCCAGACAACGCTCTCCATGGATGATACGGCGGCGGTCAAGGACGCGCTGCGTGAGCGTTTTCCGGCCATTGAAGGCCCCCGCAAGGATGACATCTGCTACGCCACACAGAATCGTCAGGATGCGGTGCGGGAACTGGCGGCTCAGGTGGACGTGGTGCTGGTGGTGGGGTCCTTCAACAGCTCCAATACCCTGCGGCTGACCGAGCTGGCGCAGCGGATGGGGGTGTCGGCGTACCAGATCGATGAAGCCACGGAAATTCGTGCGGAGTGGGTCCAGTCGGCGGAAAAAATTGGTGTCACGGCAGGGGCATCGGCGCCGGAGTCGCTGGTCCGGGATGTCATTGACCGACTGGCGGAGTGGGGGGCGAAACGCCCCGATCTCAGTGGCAGCCATACCGAGGATGTGGTGTTTTCCATGCCCCGGGACCTGATGCGCGCGATCCCGAAACGGGGTGAAATACAGCCGGTTACGGATTAG
- the lspA gene encoding signal peptidase II, translated as MATSAFKPGVLIAAALVALDQMTKWLALTLLRPYEPVEVLPFLNLRLAFNPGAAFSFLADGDGWQRWFFVAVALAISAYLLVWLRGLPRSDWLQALGVAGVLGGAVGNLVDRLMLGVVVDFIDLHLAGWHWPTFNVADSAITVGVVLLLIGLFRESRTCRK; from the coding sequence ATGGCGACCTCGGCTTTCAAACCCGGTGTGCTGATCGCCGCCGCGCTGGTCGCCCTGGATCAGATGACCAAGTGGCTGGCACTGACTCTGCTTCGGCCTTATGAGCCGGTTGAGGTGCTGCCCTTTTTGAATCTGCGACTGGCTTTCAACCCCGGGGCGGCGTTCAGTTTTCTGGCGGACGGAGATGGCTGGCAGCGCTGGTTCTTTGTCGCCGTGGCGCTTGCCATCAGTGCCTATCTGCTGGTTTGGCTGCGGGGACTGCCCCGCAGTGACTGGCTGCAGGCCCTGGGCGTCGCCGGCGTGCTGGGGGGCGCTGTGGGCAACCTGGTCGATCGCCTGATGCTGGGTGTCGTGGTCGATTTTATCGATCTGCATCTGGCCGGATGGCACTGGCCGACTTTTAATGTGGCCGACTCAGCGATTACGGTAGGGGTTGTGCTACTTCTCATCGGACTGTTCAGAGAGTCGAGAACATGCAGGAAATAA